A part of Terriglobia bacterium genomic DNA contains:
- the tsaD gene encoding tRNA (adenosine(37)-N6)-threonylcarbamoyltransferase complex transferase subunit TsaD, with translation MPDAYILGIESSCDETAAAVVRSGEQVISNVVLSQIATHRPYGGVVPELASREHLRAILPVVRTALAEAGRNYETVDAIAVTRGPGLAGALLVGISFAKALAFALDKPLIAVNHLEGHIHAVLLEERQKGNREMRFPVLALVVSGGHTHLYLAEQRGASWTYRNIGRTRDDAAGEAFDKVAKLLGLGYPGGPIINQLAAHGNPQAVKFTFAQIKHRDRQDRVARVSDPGNQGSETRATFDFSFSGIKTAVLRYVETHHMQRVIDARMAALAEILHPAAADVLRFSDPMTLDLVASFQNAVVGDLVEKTLAAAREYEAATLFVTGGVAANSELRGRFEEQAAQEGLPVLFPSRPLSTDNAAMIAAAAYPKFLAGDFAEPELSAEAGLQLR, from the coding sequence ATGCCCGACGCTTACATCCTGGGAATCGAGAGCTCCTGCGACGAGACCGCAGCGGCTGTCGTGCGCTCGGGCGAGCAGGTCATCTCCAACGTCGTGCTCTCGCAGATCGCCACCCACCGGCCCTACGGGGGCGTGGTGCCGGAATTGGCGTCGCGCGAGCACTTGCGCGCCATCCTTCCCGTGGTCCGCACCGCTTTGGCGGAAGCCGGGCGCAACTACGAAACCGTGGATGCTATCGCGGTCACGCGCGGTCCCGGACTGGCGGGCGCGCTGCTGGTGGGCATCAGCTTCGCCAAGGCGCTGGCGTTCGCGCTCGACAAGCCGCTGATTGCGGTCAATCACCTCGAAGGCCATATTCATGCCGTGCTGCTGGAGGAGCGCCAGAAGGGTAATCGCGAGATGCGCTTCCCGGTGCTCGCGCTGGTGGTGTCAGGCGGGCACACGCATCTGTATCTGGCCGAGCAGCGCGGCGCGAGCTGGACTTACCGGAACATCGGCCGCACCCGGGATGACGCCGCCGGCGAGGCTTTCGATAAAGTCGCCAAGCTGCTGGGGCTGGGCTATCCCGGCGGGCCCATCATCAACCAGCTGGCGGCGCACGGCAATCCCCAAGCGGTGAAATTCACCTTTGCGCAGATCAAGCACAGAGACCGCCAGGATCGTGTGGCCCGGGTCTCCGACCCGGGAAATCAAGGGTCAGAGACCCGTGCCACATTTGATTTTTCCTTCAGCGGCATCAAGACCGCAGTCTTGCGCTACGTTGAGACGCACCACATGCAGCGCGTAATTGACGCGCGCATGGCGGCGCTGGCTGAAATTCTCCACCCGGCGGCCGCTGACGTCCTGCGATTCAGCGATCCCATGACGCTCGACCTGGTGGCTTCGTTTCAGAACGCGGTCGTCGGGGACCTGGTCGAGAAGACGCTGGCGGCGGCGCGCGAGTACGAGGCCGCCACGCTGTTCGTCACCGGCGGTGTGGCCGCCAATAGCGAGTTGCGAGGCCGATTTGAGGAGCAGGCGGCGCAGGAAGGTCTGCCGGTCTTGTTCCCTTCCCGCCCGCTCTCCACCGACAATGCGGCCATGATCGCCGCCGCGGCGTATCCCAAATTTCTCGCTGGTGATTTTGCCGAGCCCGAGCTCTCGGCCGAGGCAGGACTGCAACTGCGCTAG
- a CDS encoding response regulator has translation MPQQIALVVDDSMLIRHTVCRFLEQRGFSVASAANGVEAMHILASVLPDLIVTDLMMPKMTGSELITAVKANPRMARIPLVVLAGRRSASEMKPEGRANYVIFKDIDIEEQLGKALELTLGQKTAVT, from the coding sequence ATGCCACAACAGATCGCGTTGGTGGTGGACGATTCCATGCTGATCCGGCATACCGTGTGCCGGTTCCTGGAGCAGCGCGGCTTCTCGGTGGCCTCGGCCGCCAACGGCGTGGAAGCCATGCACATCCTCGCCAGCGTGCTGCCGGACCTGATCGTCACCGACCTGATGATGCCCAAGATGACCGGCAGCGAACTGATTACCGCGGTCAAGGCGAATCCCAGGATGGCGCGCATCCCGCTGGTCGTGTTGGCCGGCCGGCGCAGCGCCAGCGAGATGAAACCCGAAGGCCGCGCCAACTACGTCATCTTCAAGGACATCGACATCGAGGAACAGCTTGGGAAGGCGCTGGAGCTGACGCTGGGCCAAAAGACGGCCGTCACCTAG
- a CDS encoding EamA family transporter, translating into MPHSRQHRFRVAFAFALVYVFWGSTYLGIGIAVEHIPPLLMTGTRFLIAGLLMLLWCALSGRRIRVTLGEGVRLGIIGALLLTVANPILARAEEVVPTGLAALIVSMTPLWFLLIDTWMFRGDHVSRRGIVGLLLGICGIVVLLWPKLREMSSNPLDRRVLLAALTLPVASFAWALGSALSKRWQEGIDAFAATGWQMAIAGALNLTLAFALREPARAHWTASGIGAIAYLIVFGSWVGYSAYIWLLQNVPMPKVATYAYVNPVVAVFLGWLVLQETVDAYILTGSVIIVAAVALVTSAKIKTKAGADAPVAQLPAVEGTGD; encoded by the coding sequence ATGCCCCACTCGCGCCAGCACCGCTTTCGCGTCGCCTTTGCGTTTGCGCTGGTGTACGTGTTCTGGGGCTCGACCTACCTCGGCATCGGCATCGCGGTGGAGCACATTCCGCCGCTGTTGATGACCGGCACGCGGTTTCTTATCGCCGGCCTGCTGATGCTCCTCTGGTGCGCGCTCAGCGGCCGCCGCATCCGGGTGACGCTGGGCGAAGGGGTTCGGCTGGGCATCATTGGGGCGCTGTTGCTGACCGTCGCCAACCCCATTCTGGCGCGTGCCGAGGAAGTGGTGCCCACCGGGCTGGCCGCGCTGATCGTTTCCATGACGCCACTGTGGTTCCTGTTGATCGACACCTGGATGTTCCGCGGCGACCACGTTTCGCGCCGCGGAATCGTCGGCCTGCTGTTGGGGATTTGCGGGATTGTGGTGCTGCTGTGGCCCAAGTTGCGCGAGATGTCGTCGAATCCTCTGGACCGGCGCGTGCTGCTGGCCGCCCTTACCCTGCCCGTGGCGTCGTTCGCATGGGCGCTGGGATCGGCGCTCTCCAAGCGCTGGCAGGAGGGCATTGACGCCTTCGCCGCGACCGGATGGCAGATGGCCATCGCCGGCGCGCTGAATCTCACACTCGCGTTTGCCCTGCGCGAGCCGGCGCGCGCTCATTGGACCGCATCGGGCATTGGCGCCATTGCCTACCTGATCGTGTTCGGCTCCTGGGTCGGGTACAGCGCCTACATCTGGCTGCTGCAAAACGTCCCCATGCCCAAGGTGGCTACCTATGCCTACGTCAACCCCGTGGTGGCCGTCTTTCTGGGCTGGCTGGTGCTGCAGGAGACGGTGGATGCCTATATTCTGACCGGCTCCGTGATCATCGTCGCGGCGGTGGCTCTGGTTACCAGCGCCAAGATCAAAACCAAGGCCGGGGCTGACGCACCGGTGGCGCAATTGCCTGCGGTAGAAGGGACGGGAGACTAG
- a CDS encoding acetyl ornithine aminotransferase family protein produces the protein MSSTVTIPSGPHIRTTLPGPNALRILEGDKTYISPSYTRSYPLVAKRGRGVVVEDVDGNEFLDFSAGIAVTSTGHCHPEVVAAIQQQAAELIHMSGTDFYYEHMITLAERLSAVAPMKGPHRFYYGNSGAEAVEAAIKLSRYHTKRQNIIAFYGAFHGRTMGALSLTSSKVQQRRRFFPLMPGVTHVPYPNVYRRPQGTDPVEYAVECARFIEQKVLKTTLPPEEVAAIFVEPIQGEGGYVIAPPEFLVELRRICDRHGILLVADEVQCGSGRSGKWWAIQHAGVEPDIVCIAKGIASGMPLSVMMTKQDIMDWVPGSHASTFGGNPVCIAAALATMNVLEREAIANADSIGRHIMQRISAWPQKYAMVGDVRGRGLMIGVELVTDKQSKAPAGAARDKVVELAFERGCLFLGAGENSVRICPPLIITREQADIGLDILEECIRTVDKNADQPGK, from the coding sequence ATGTCGAGCACAGTTACTATCCCGTCCGGACCCCACATTCGCACCACGCTGCCCGGGCCGAACGCCCTCCGCATCCTGGAAGGCGACAAGACCTACATCTCGCCGTCGTACACGCGCTCTTATCCGCTGGTCGCCAAGCGCGGCCGCGGCGTTGTCGTCGAAGACGTGGACGGCAACGAGTTCCTGGACTTCTCTGCCGGCATCGCCGTAACCTCCACCGGCCACTGCCATCCGGAGGTGGTCGCGGCCATCCAGCAGCAGGCGGCGGAATTGATCCACATGTCGGGGACCGATTTCTATTACGAGCACATGATCACGCTCGCCGAGCGCCTTTCGGCGGTCGCGCCCATGAAAGGCCCGCACCGCTTCTATTACGGCAATTCCGGCGCGGAGGCGGTCGAGGCCGCCATCAAGCTGTCGCGCTATCACACCAAGCGGCAGAACATCATCGCCTTCTACGGCGCCTTCCACGGCCGCACCATGGGCGCGCTGTCGTTGACCTCCTCGAAGGTGCAGCAGCGCCGCCGCTTTTTCCCGCTGATGCCCGGCGTGACCCACGTTCCCTATCCAAACGTCTACCGCCGGCCCCAAGGCACGGACCCAGTGGAGTACGCGGTGGAGTGCGCGCGCTTCATCGAGCAAAAGGTGCTGAAGACCACGCTTCCTCCGGAGGAAGTGGCGGCCATTTTCGTGGAACCCATCCAGGGCGAAGGCGGCTACGTTATCGCGCCGCCGGAGTTCCTGGTCGAACTGCGCCGCATCTGCGACCGGCACGGCATCCTGCTCGTCGCCGACGAAGTGCAGTGCGGCTCCGGGCGCAGCGGCAAGTGGTGGGCGATCCAGCACGCCGGGGTTGAGCCCGACATCGTCTGCATCGCCAAGGGCATCGCCTCCGGCATGCCGCTGAGCGTGATGATGACCAAGCAGGACATCATGGACTGGGTGCCCGGCTCGCACGCCTCCACCTTTGGCGGCAACCCGGTGTGCATTGCCGCGGCTTTGGCGACGATGAACGTTCTGGAGCGCGAGGCAATCGCCAACGCCGACAGCATCGGCCGCCACATCATGCAGCGCATCAGCGCGTGGCCGCAAAAGTACGCCATGGTTGGCGATGTGCGCGGACGCGGCTTGATGATCGGCGTCGAACTGGTCACCGACAAGCAAAGCAAAGCGCCCGCCGGAGCGGCTCGCGACAAGGTCGTCGAACTGGCCTTCGAGCGCGGCTGCCTGTTCCTGGGCGCCGGAGAGAATTCCGTGCGCATCTGCCCGCCGCTGATCATCACTCGGGAGCAGGCCGATATCGGGCTCGACATCCTGGAAGAGTGCATTCGCACCGTGGACAAGAATGCCGACCAGCCCGGCAAGTAA
- the nadA gene encoding quinolinate synthase NadA, whose translation MATATSSSCRLDSYLVLPDSSMDERIAAAKQTLGEDCVVLGHHYQRDEVIRFADYTGDSYKLSKIAAQARGQFIVFCGVHFMAESADVLGRTGQVVVLPDLNAGCSMADMAEITQVEDCWEQLAGMGLTSDAGDGMTPITYMNSTAAIKAFCGERGGLVCTSSNARGAFDWGFARNEKILFLPDQHLGRNTADAMGIPLSDMVVWDPFLPQGGLSKNEDRLRAARVILWKGHCSVHQRFLPEHVDKVRAKYPDIRVIAHPECRLEVCRKADGIGSTEKLIKMVEQASAGSKFAIGTEIHLINRLAKAVAPDKMVITLDDSGCLCTTMFRISPQHLCWALENLVDGNVVNRIQVADEVKRWARVALDRMLEIQ comes from the coding sequence GTGGCAACCGCAACCAGCTCCAGTTGCAGGCTGGACAGTTATCTTGTCCTGCCGGATTCCTCGATGGACGAGCGCATCGCCGCCGCCAAACAGACGCTGGGCGAAGACTGCGTGGTCCTCGGACACCATTACCAGCGTGACGAAGTCATCCGCTTCGCCGATTACACCGGCGATTCCTACAAGCTTTCCAAAATAGCGGCGCAGGCGCGCGGGCAGTTCATCGTGTTCTGCGGCGTGCATTTCATGGCGGAGAGCGCCGACGTGCTCGGCCGCACCGGCCAGGTGGTCGTGCTCCCGGATCTGAACGCCGGATGCTCCATGGCCGACATGGCCGAAATCACCCAGGTGGAAGACTGCTGGGAACAACTGGCCGGGATGGGCCTGACCAGCGACGCGGGCGACGGCATGACGCCGATCACCTACATGAATTCCACGGCGGCGATCAAGGCGTTTTGCGGCGAGCGCGGCGGCCTGGTGTGCACCTCGTCCAATGCGCGCGGCGCCTTTGACTGGGGATTTGCCAGGAACGAAAAAATCCTCTTCCTGCCCGACCAGCACCTGGGCCGCAACACGGCCGACGCGATGGGAATCCCGCTCAGCGACATGGTCGTCTGGGACCCGTTCCTGCCGCAGGGCGGCTTGAGCAAGAACGAAGACCGGCTGCGCGCCGCCCGAGTGATCCTTTGGAAGGGACACTGCTCAGTGCATCAGCGCTTCCTGCCGGAGCACGTGGATAAAGTGCGCGCCAAGTATCCGGACATTCGAGTCATCGCGCATCCGGAGTGCCGGCTGGAGGTCTGCCGCAAGGCCGACGGGATCGGCTCCACCGAGAAGCTGATCAAGATGGTGGAGCAGGCGTCGGCGGGCTCGAAGTTCGCCATTGGCACCGAGATTCATTTGATCAACCGGCTGGCGAAGGCAGTGGCGCCGGACAAGATGGTGATCACGCTCGACGATTCCGGCTGCCTGTGCACCACCATGTTCCGTATCTCGCCGCAGCATTTGTGCTGGGCGCTGGAGAACCTGGTGGACGGCAACGTGGTGAACCGCATCCAGGTCGCGGACGAGGTGAAGCGCTGGGCGCGAGTGGCACTGGACAGGATGCTAGAAATTCAGTAA
- a CDS encoding TonB family protein yields the protein MRQNVVDSHLVTVDLAFQSGALVLDLSEQGMGVQALSSAPMGATTSLQFELPETGGRVDAVGSIAWTDSSGRLGIRFEEIAELGRVHLAQWLSRDRRPAVAPGLNAALPAWPAPYTRDEIAALRRDLTTDKLEGDAALALVVERVRNVTRATGAAIALEDGVIVVCRASSGNAPAIGARLDPNSGLSGESIRTGEIVRCLDTETDPRAERLVCRKLELRSMVIVPVRVQGRPAGVLEAFSSRAHAFQSSDVLLLRRVADLVAGIAVRQPEPAASSIRGPQALMAAATLQPLIAEPGVQPETPLMMEDILTVKEGIAPLPPPVVTKPATPAGAGTVAAAPSSLPQPRTGNVAKAAPAAAPMLSPPMAAPVDRAAPRPAVVAPVARPAPAPPVAAPVARPVPTPQVLAPVKLPAPPPPVAAPVEAPKPGRPAGETAVAPASAPAIRQELATRPAVEIPATHSLAAPPDKLTPSPVPTAVMRAMGAAAMAASAAARDRTVPLEPEEDEAADMLGPASMRDAMLANMPAQIPSPWRLRLTGAGILAAVLIVGGWQVWRAISPPRGTPMDSEVRLTKPVVNKPSPFPASSTPTAPPPAVVPMNTVPVAKRPIPAGSTHATKPSAAAKNAAARPVPAPREPVPAPAVTEVAKAVPEAPPAMGLGRPTGSSEISTVLSGPVAPPTLDKTAIPELTGGKLLKRYEPVYPDSAVGVNGEVVLKATISKEGKVTQIKVVRGDALLAQAAASAVKRWRYEPFRLNGVPIEIENTIVVNFKAPGK from the coding sequence ATGCGGCAGAACGTCGTGGACTCGCACCTGGTCACCGTCGATCTCGCATTCCAAAGCGGCGCTCTGGTGCTCGACCTGAGCGAACAGGGCATGGGCGTGCAAGCGCTTTCCAGCGCGCCCATGGGCGCCACCACCTCGCTGCAATTCGAATTGCCGGAAACCGGCGGACGTGTGGACGCGGTGGGCAGCATCGCCTGGACCGACAGCTCCGGCCGGCTGGGAATACGGTTCGAGGAAATCGCGGAGTTGGGCCGCGTGCACCTGGCACAATGGCTCTCGCGCGACCGGCGGCCGGCGGTAGCGCCCGGTTTGAACGCGGCGCTGCCGGCCTGGCCTGCGCCGTACACGCGCGATGAAATTGCCGCCCTGCGGCGCGACTTGACGACGGACAAGCTGGAAGGCGACGCGGCGCTGGCGTTGGTCGTCGAACGCGTGCGCAACGTGACCCGGGCGACCGGGGCGGCGATCGCGCTCGAAGACGGCGTCATCGTCGTGTGCCGCGCCAGCAGCGGCAACGCGCCCGCCATCGGCGCCCGGCTGGATCCCAACTCGGGGCTATCGGGAGAATCCATTCGCACCGGCGAGATCGTGCGCTGCCTGGATACGGAGACCGATCCACGGGCCGAGAGGTTGGTCTGCCGCAAACTTGAATTGCGCTCCATGGTGATTGTGCCCGTCCGCGTGCAGGGGCGTCCTGCGGGAGTGCTGGAGGCGTTCTCCTCACGCGCGCACGCGTTCCAGAGCAGCGACGTACTGTTGCTGCGGCGGGTTGCGGACCTGGTGGCGGGAATTGCCGTTCGGCAGCCGGAGCCGGCAGCGTCCTCGATCAGGGGCCCGCAAGCACTGATGGCGGCGGCGACGCTGCAACCGCTGATTGCGGAACCGGGCGTGCAGCCAGAAACCCCGCTGATGATGGAGGACATTCTCACGGTCAAGGAGGGGATTGCTCCTCTGCCTCCGCCGGTGGTGACGAAGCCGGCAACTCCGGCAGGTGCGGGAACGGTGGCGGCGGCGCCATCGTCTTTGCCGCAGCCGCGCACGGGAAACGTGGCGAAGGCGGCGCCGGCAGCTGCGCCCATGCTGTCTCCGCCAATGGCGGCGCCGGTGGATCGTGCCGCGCCGCGTCCGGCTGTGGTCGCGCCCGTGGCGCGTCCCGCACCGGCTCCGCCAGTCGCGGCCCCGGTGGCGCGTCCCGTACCAACGCCGCAAGTCCTCGCTCCGGTGAAGCTCCCCGCGCCGCCTCCGCCCGTTGCGGCGCCGGTGGAAGCTCCCAAGCCAGGTCGTCCGGCAGGAGAAACGGCGGTGGCGCCAGCGTCGGCGCCGGCAATCCGGCAAGAGCTGGCAACCAGGCCAGCGGTAGAAATCCCGGCAACACACAGTTTGGCAGCGCCGCCGGACAAGCTAACGCCCTCGCCGGTGCCGACTGCCGTCATGAGAGCCATGGGCGCGGCCGCGATGGCGGCATCGGCGGCCGCGAGAGATCGCACCGTGCCGCTGGAACCGGAGGAGGATGAAGCCGCCGACATGCTGGGCCCGGCTTCCATGCGCGACGCGATGCTGGCGAACATGCCGGCGCAAATACCGTCGCCGTGGAGACTGAGGCTAACCGGTGCGGGCATTTTGGCGGCGGTGCTGATTGTGGGCGGTTGGCAAGTGTGGCGGGCTATCTCGCCTCCCAGAGGCACGCCCATGGACAGCGAAGTCAGGCTAACCAAGCCCGTAGTCAACAAGCCCTCACCCTTCCCGGCGTCCAGTACTCCCACGGCGCCTCCTCCCGCAGTGGTCCCGATGAATACCGTGCCCGTGGCGAAAAGGCCGATCCCGGCTGGCTCCACGCACGCGACGAAACCGTCCGCGGCGGCGAAAAATGCAGCTGCGCGACCCGTTCCAGCCCCTCGCGAGCCGGTACCAGCGCCGGCGGTGACCGAGGTGGCGAAAGCGGTTCCCGAAGCGCCTCCGGCCATGGGTCTGGGACGTCCGACAGGCTCGTCGGAGATCTCCACTGTGCTGTCAGGACCGGTCGCGCCACCCACCCTCGACAAAACGGCGATACCGGAATTGACCGGAGGCAAGTTGCTGAAACGCTACGAACCGGTTTATCCCGACTCGGCGGTGGGAGTGAATGGCGAGGTCGTGTTGAAAGCCACGATCAGTAAGGAAGGGAAAGTCACGCAAATAAAGGTCGTCAGGGGTGACGCGCTGCTGGCGCAGGCGGCAGCCTCAGCGGTGAAACGCTGGCGCTACGAGCCCTTCCGCCTCAACGGCGTTCCCATCGAAATCGAGAATACGATCGTGGTCAACTTCAAAGCGCCCGGGAAGTAA
- the moaA gene encoding GTP 3',8-cyclase MoaA, whose translation MAAIAEVGQSTRLRDKHGRAITDLRIAITDRCNYKCVYCRTGNQGALYAELPIADYLRMARVFTSLGITKVRITGGEPLLRHGVLELVQELSRLRTVDGESLDIALTTNGHLLAEMVQPLKDAGLRRVTVSMDAVDAERFARITRVPNGFEAVLAGVRASQRAGLDPVKVNCVLLRGFNDDQIPAFGKFAREEGVVVRFIEFMPLEEERVWSPEIVVRLEEILERMAPFRRLVEIPRQRSETARRYRFDDGRGEIGIIAPVSHPFCGHCSRVRLTSDGKIRTCLFSVFDHDLAAVLRRGGSDDDMVAYIRGVIQHKEARHHIGEPEFVPASRTMVHIGG comes from the coding sequence ATGGCGGCGATCGCTGAGGTCGGGCAGAGCACGCGGCTGCGGGACAAGCACGGGCGCGCCATCACCGATCTGCGCATCGCCATCACCGACCGCTGCAATTACAAGTGCGTGTACTGCCGCACCGGCAACCAGGGCGCGCTCTACGCCGAACTGCCGATTGCCGATTACCTGCGCATGGCGCGCGTCTTCACCTCGCTGGGGATCACCAAGGTGCGCATTACCGGCGGTGAGCCGCTGCTGCGCCACGGCGTGCTCGAGTTGGTGCAGGAATTGTCGCGGCTGCGCACCGTGGACGGCGAATCGCTGGATATCGCCCTCACCACCAACGGCCACCTGCTGGCCGAGATGGTGCAGCCGCTGAAAGACGCCGGGCTGCGCCGGGTCACGGTCAGCATGGACGCGGTGGACGCGGAGCGATTCGCGCGCATCACACGCGTACCCAACGGATTCGAAGCGGTGCTGGCGGGAGTACGCGCGTCGCAACGGGCGGGGCTGGATCCGGTGAAGGTCAATTGCGTTCTCCTGCGCGGCTTCAATGACGACCAGATCCCCGCCTTCGGCAAGTTCGCGCGCGAAGAAGGCGTGGTGGTGCGGTTCATTGAATTCATGCCGCTGGAAGAAGAGCGGGTGTGGTCGCCGGAGATCGTGGTGCGGCTGGAAGAGATCCTGGAGCGCATGGCCCCATTCCGCCGGCTGGTGGAAATTCCTCGTCAGCGCAGCGAGACGGCGCGTCGCTACCGCTTCGACGACGGCCGGGGAGAGATCGGGATCATTGCTCCGGTTTCGCACCCGTTCTGCGGGCACTGCAGCCGGGTGCGGCTTACCTCCGACGGCAAAATCCGCACCTGCCTGTTTTCCGTGTTCGACCACGACCTGGCGGCGGTGCTCCGCCGCGGCGGCTCCGATGACGACATGGTGGCTTACATCCGCGGCGTGATCCAGCACAAGGAAGCGCGCCATCATATCGGCGAGCCGGAATTTGTGCCGGCATCGCGCACCATGGTCCATATCGGCGGATAA
- the queG gene encoding tRNA epoxyqueuosine(34) reductase QueG, giving the protein MDAVPTATTLSDLITRAARAAGFDLSGVAPVSRFPELDYFPAWIASGHAGEMRYLETRGESGALKRASLAEVAPWARSVIVCALNYNADRPKSTDPIADGRPPASHAWISRYAWTEEDYHDSVLRRLRTVETKLKEQSPAAEARCYVDTGPLVERVWARYAGVGWQGKNTCIMNQRLGSWIFLGVILTSLELEADLPAPDRCGTCTRCIDACPTHAFIAPYQLDATRCISYLTIEKRGDIAEGLRQGMGRNVFGCDICQDVCPWNRRAPVSAAPEFTPRENLVNPALEWLAAMDEDEFRQTFRRSPVKRARYNGLRRNVAIAMGNSGDPRFLPVLEKLAADADGIVAEHARWALKKIKSA; this is encoded by the coding sequence ATGGATGCGGTGCCCACCGCAACCACGCTTTCCGACCTGATCACCCGCGCCGCCCGCGCCGCCGGATTTGACCTCAGCGGTGTCGCCCCCGTCAGCCGCTTCCCGGAGCTCGACTACTTCCCCGCTTGGATCGCCTCCGGCCACGCCGGCGAAATGCGCTACCTGGAAACCCGCGGCGAGTCCGGCGCACTCAAGCGCGCCTCGCTCGCCGAGGTCGCTCCCTGGGCACGCTCGGTCATTGTCTGCGCGCTGAACTACAACGCCGACCGGCCAAAGTCCACCGATCCGATTGCCGATGGCCGGCCGCCGGCCAGCCACGCCTGGATCTCCCGCTACGCCTGGACCGAGGAGGACTACCACGACTCCGTCCTGCGCCGGCTGCGCACGGTGGAGACGAAGTTGAAAGAACAATCGCCGGCAGCAGAGGCGCGCTGCTACGTGGATACAGGCCCGCTGGTTGAACGCGTGTGGGCGCGCTACGCCGGCGTGGGATGGCAGGGTAAGAACACTTGCATCATGAACCAGCGGCTTGGGTCGTGGATTTTTCTCGGAGTCATCCTCACCTCCCTCGAGCTCGAGGCCGATCTTCCCGCGCCCGACCGCTGCGGCACGTGCACCCGGTGTATCGACGCCTGTCCCACCCATGCTTTCATCGCTCCTTACCAGCTTGACGCCACCCGCTGCATTTCGTATCTCACCATCGAAAAGCGCGGTGACATTGCCGAAGGCCTGCGCCAGGGCATGGGCCGCAACGTTTTCGGCTGTGACATCTGCCAGGACGTTTGTCCCTGGAACCGTCGCGCCCCCGTGTCCGCGGCGCCGGAATTCACGCCTCGCGAAAACCTGGTGAATCCCGCGCTCGAGTGGCTGGCGGCCATGGACGAAGACGAGTTTCGCCAGACCTTCCGCCGCTCGCCGGTGAAACGCGCCCGGTACAACGGCCTACGCCGGAACGTAGCCATCGCCATGGGCAACAGCGGCGACCCGCGCTTCCTGCCGGTGCTGGAAAAGCTGGCGGCCGATGCCGATGGCATCGTTGCCGAACACGCGCGCTGGGCGCTGAAGAAGATCAAGTCTGCGTAA
- a CDS encoding glycosyltransferase family 39 protein: MQELARETAILPPATSSAGIRHTLAGAVLLALVLRLVVVAFLYPGQLNPRADHWPFGYETGRIARAIASGRGFSDPLFPGTGPTAWMGPVYPYLAAEVFKLCGIFTKASAIVLLSLDSLFSAFTCVPIFFIARRCFGQKTANAAAWGWALFPYAVLLSAGMIWDMCLTTLLLALLLWISLELERTQGPAPWIGFGLLAGVTALTNPTIAILFPVLAGYACYRRSSLGIPGWRKAVIFATLAVVVVLLPWEVRNYSAFHRLVPLRDNFWLEVWIGNNGDTSFWTEQAAHPFSNPTEAEQFRRLGETRYMEKKKSDALAFIAAHPGWVARQTLRRVSYTWTGFWGMPEHPIREDFDADEPFDPAFVVFCTGMTVLMIIGLRRAFRNQLETRWLFVAALVTIPFVYYITRPHARYRHPLDPLIVMAAAYALTGRKDSDARAQRKLQA; encoded by the coding sequence GTGCAGGAACTCGCCCGCGAAACCGCGATTCTTCCGCCCGCAACGTCGAGTGCTGGCATCCGCCACACGCTGGCAGGTGCAGTGCTGTTGGCGCTGGTCTTGCGGCTTGTGGTGGTGGCATTCCTTTACCCCGGACAACTGAATCCCAGGGCGGATCACTGGCCGTTCGGGTACGAGACCGGACGGATCGCACGGGCGATTGCATCCGGTCGCGGCTTCAGCGATCCGCTCTTCCCGGGAACCGGCCCGACCGCATGGATGGGGCCGGTATATCCGTACCTCGCCGCGGAAGTATTCAAGCTGTGCGGAATCTTCACCAAGGCTTCTGCAATCGTGCTGCTGTCGCTCGATAGCCTGTTCTCGGCGTTCACCTGCGTACCAATTTTCTTTATCGCCCGACGCTGTTTCGGGCAGAAGACCGCCAACGCGGCAGCGTGGGGTTGGGCGCTGTTCCCCTATGCCGTCCTGCTTTCGGCAGGAATGATCTGGGACATGTGCCTGACGACGCTGCTGCTGGCGCTGCTGCTGTGGATTTCGCTGGAACTGGAACGAACACAGGGCCCGGCGCCATGGATTGGTTTCGGGCTGCTGGCGGGCGTAACGGCGCTGACGAATCCAACCATCGCGATCCTGTTTCCGGTTCTGGCCGGGTACGCCTGTTATCGGCGGAGCTCGCTCGGCATCCCAGGATGGCGCAAGGCCGTCATTTTTGCCACGCTGGCGGTGGTGGTTGTCCTGCTTCCGTGGGAGGTGAGGAATTACAGCGCCTTTCACCGGCTGGTTCCGCTGCGCGACAACTTCTGGCTGGAGGTCTGGATCGGGAACAACGGCGACACATCGTTCTGGACGGAGCAGGCGGCGCATCCATTCAGCAATCCCACCGAGGCCGAACAATTCCGCCGGCTGGGCGAAACGCGATACATGGAAAAGAAAAAGAGCGATGCCTTGGCATTCATCGCCGCGCACCCCGGCTGGGTGGCGCGCCAGACGTTGCGGCGCGTTTCTTACACATGGACGGGATTCTGGGGGATGCCGGAGCACCCGATCAGGGAAGACTTCGATGCCGACGAACCTTTCGATCCCGCATTCGTTGTGTTCTGCACCGGGATGACAGTGTTGATGATCATCGGCCTGCGGCGCGCATTCCGCAATCAGCTGGAGACCCGCTGGCTGTTTGTTGCGGCGCTGGTGACGATTCCATTCGTGTACTACATCACGCGGCCGCACGCGCGCTATCGCCATCCCCTGGACCCGCTCATCGTCATGGCGGCGGCCTACGCGCTCACCGGGCGCAAGGATTCAGACGCGCGGGCGCAGCGAAAACTTCAGGCGTAA